The genomic window TGTCAATAGTCGGGTCATGTTTACCACCCATAGTCGGGTGGTGTTTACCAGGCATCGCCGGACGCATGTTTACCACGGGTCGGGCCATGGCGGGTGAATAAGGGTGCTACTCAGTCAGGGTTGGGGGCACCTCCTTTCGGCGGTGGCGTTGGCGGAAGCTGTCGCCGCGGATGGTCAGGGTGTGGGCGTGGTGGGTCAGGCGATCCAGCGCCGCACTCGCCAGGAGATCATTGTTGAAGACTTCCGCCCATTCATCGAAGGCGCGATTGCTGGTGACGATCAGTGAGCCGCGTTCATAGCGCTCGGTGATGATCTCGTATAGATCCTGAACGGCCTGAGGGGGCAGCACCTGTAGGCCGAAATCATCCAGCACCAGCAGGTCGCAGTGCAGAATGCGGTTCAGCAGGCGCACATGGGTGCCATTGGCGCGCGCCGTGTGCAGGTCATTCAGCAGACGATGGGTGGGTTTGGAGACCACGCGGAAGTCGCGTTTGAGCGCTTCAATGGCCAGGGCGTTGGCGAGATGGCTTTTAGCGCGTCCATATATATGCCTCCATCGTACAGAAGGTTCTCCGCTAGTCAGATGAGGTCGCCGTTTTCAGCACACCCTTGTGGTGTTTCTTCGCTGCTACGCGCTGCCGCAACTGCGTCAGCAACTGTGCATCCTCACGAATGAGATACACGCCGCTGGCTGAATCGTGTTCGATATACGCCGGAGGAATCACTTCCCTGTAGATGTAACGATAGACGGTGGCGTGATTCACCTCAAGCCGCTGCGCCAGCTGCCTGACTGTCAGGTAACCCTCAATCTGTGCGCCACGTCGTAGCTGTTCCAGCGGCATATACCATTGGCGGGCCAGACGAATCTTCATGACGTGCGTAGCTGTCACAACGGAAGAACGCGCCGAGTGGAAGCCTTCGGCGGTCAGATGTGCTGCCGTTTCCTCGTCGCTGGCGCCCTGCTGCCACAGGTCGTGAATCCGCTGCACCATGTCTGCCCGTCGGCTCACGTTCTGCTCCGCGAAAATGGGCGTCAGCGTCGTGTGATCG from Chloroflexi bacterium ADurb.Bin180 includes these protein-coding regions:
- a CDS encoding transposase, giving the protein MVSKPTHRLLNDLHTARANGTHVRLLNRILHCDLLVLDDFGLQVLPPQAVQDLYEIITERYERGSLIVTSNRAFDEWAEVFNNDLLASAALDRLTHHAHTLTIRGDSFRQRHRRKEVPPTLTE